Part of the Triticum urartu cultivar G1812 chromosome 2, Tu2.1, whole genome shotgun sequence genome, AATCCACCGCTCCGTCATCAGGGAGCGGAGCGCGCGGAGTGCATTGTTTGCCGCTCTCCGTATTTCTACGGTATGCCGCTCCGCTCTGCGGCGGAGTGACGAAGCGGAGTGACTCCGAACGGAGCCTTAATATATGAATGAGTTTGGGCATTTTCGAAAGAAAATAACACTCCAAGAAAAACAGTGGCACGTCATCCTGTCTCGCTAAACTCTGTTTGTCGTTGGCACTCGGGATCGCGGCGGAGCAATTCCCTTCCTTCTCCCCGGGACCGAGAGGATAACACCCACATGGCCACGAGCCTGCCCTGCACCCAGTCGACAAACACCCACCCACATTTCCGCTAGCGGCCCCACTATGGCCACCGCTCCATCCAAACGCCAGGTCCACGCGACGGATCACCATATCCACAACTCCATGGACAACCGCCTACACCTCCCGAACCGTACCCCGCCACGATTCCCCGTTTCTGCCCAGTCTCTTCCCGCCACTCGCCGCAACCGCAACCCCCATGCGCGTCCACGCCGCCCACCTCCTCGTACCCGCGCCTCCCACGCCCCGCCGCCATGCCACCCTCCGGTTCGCCGTCTCCGCCGCGGCGACATCGGTGAACGTGAACCAGGCCGACGCTGCTGGCAAGCAGGCCGTCATCGTCGGCGGCGGGCTCGCGGGCCTCGCGGCGGCCACGCACCTGGCCTCCCTCTCCGTGCCGTTCACGCTCCTGGAGGCCTCGGACCGCGTCGGCGGCCGCGTCGCCACCGACGAGGTCGACGGGTACCTGCTCGACCGGGGCTTCCAGATCTTCCTCACCGCGTACCCCGAGTGCCAGCGCCTCCTCGACTTCCAGGCGCTGCGCCTCCAGCCGTTCTTCCCCGGCGCGCTCGTCTACATCGGCGCCGGCGAGGGCGGGTCGCCGTTCCACATGCTCTCCGACCCGTTCCGCTTCCCCATCCGCTCCCTCTCTTCGGTCTTCTCCCCCGTCGGCACCCTCCCCGACAAGCTCCTCGTCGGCATCACCCGGCTCCGCGCGGCCGCCACCCCGGACGACGTCATCCTCTCCTCGCCGGAGACGACCACCGCGAGGCACCTGGAGAAGCTCGGGTTCTCGCCGTCCATCGTGGAGCGGTTCCTGCGGCCGTTCCTCGCGGGGATATTCTTCGACCCGGCGCTCGACACGTCGTCCCGCCTCTTCGAGCTCGTGTTCAAGCGCCTCGCCCTTGGTGACAACGCCCTGCCGGAGGCCGGGATCGGCGCCATCGCAGCGCAGCTCGCGGACCGCCTCCCCGCGGGCTCCGTTCGCCTCAACGCCCGCGTCGCCGCCATCGACCCGTCGTCCGGCGTGACGCTCGACACCGGCGAGACCGTGTCCGGCAAGCTCGGCGTCATCGTCGCAGTCGAGCAGCCGGAAGCAGAGAAGCTCCTGCCGCAGCTACCTGCGAGACCCAAGAACAAGAAGGCGGCCGAGAGGAGCACCGTGTGCCTCTACTTCTCCGCGGACCGCGCCGCGGTGCAAGAACCCGTGCTGCTCCTCAACGGGTCGGGCAAGGGGATCGTGAACAACATGTTCTTCGCGACCAACGTGGCGCCGTCGTACGCACCGGCGGGGAAGGTGCTGGTGTCCGTGTCGCTCGTGGGCTCCTTCGCCGACCGGGAGGACGCGGAGCTGGCCGGCGAGGCTGTCCGGGAGCTCGGCGGGTGGTTCGGGGCGGGGGAGGTGGCGTCGTGGGCGCACCTGAGGACGTACCGCATCGGCTTCGCGCAGCCGGACCAGACGCCGCCCACGGAGCCAGCGGGGCGGGACCCCAGGGCCGGCGACGGCGTGTACGTGTGCGGCGACCACTGGTGCTCCGCCACGTTCGACGGCGCGATGGTGTCTGGGAGGAGGGCGGCCGAGGCCCTGGCCAAGGATGGGGGGCTGTCCCAATCCTTGAGCTGAGGAAAAGGGCTTCTGTGCGCGAGGATTCCGTTGTTCTTACTGTTCGAGTGGCAAGGCAAAATGCACGTCCGAGCACATCTCTGGTTTGTGTAAATTTTAGTTCGAACGGAAATATTTTTTGTCACAAAACGCGTCTCAATATGGTTGGGTTGGGTACTTATTTCTATGACAAAAAAAATGAGCTTTTCACCCTAGACGGGATGACAGCGCATCTGCACGAGGTTACTTGGGCGTTTCATGGCGTAAAAAATCGTGATAGAAGTAAAAGCGAGAAATTTTTGAGGATTTCTCCGCATCACATGATATGCGGTGGGGTGGTCGAGAAAGGTGGTTTGCGTGTTTTCTCGTACTAGTCAATGTGTatgtgcaatgcacgttaatttgaaAGTATATTAAGTGCACGCGGATATTAAATAGGATATTATTTGTATATAATTATTATTatatttggcatgaaattaactatACACTAAACATGTTGAGCGTTCAACATTAAAGCAGTttaggtcgttggattgacatgatttgatgacCGAGATTAATTGGATTTGCCCTTTTGGGTTTTTCATTGCCCTGGACAAGTATATGGAGTTTAAGGGATCATTTGCAGTCTGGTCAGTATATGGATATTTTATTAAGTGAAGAAGTTTGGCACTCTGAGTAAGCACTCGATTCCTTGTTAGGTcctgctagattgatctttaAGGGATCATTTTAGTCTGTTCTCCGACCAAACACATTACAAACGGGTAGGAAATGATTCTTTTCTGATCCACCTTGATCTTCTTTCGGATCCATTCCTAATTCTCTACTTCTAATGTATGACTTGGTAGCCTCGTCTCCATGTTTTTTTTCGTCAGGTTTTTTTGTCTCGCCTCTCATTGGTTTTTATCTCTTTATTTACAAAAAATCTGGAGCCCATACATAGTTTATTCGCTCGACCCTCTCGGATGACCTCTCGCTCACACCGATTTCTTCCCGACTTTCAAAAAAAAGTATGTCAAGCATCAACCACATCGATTTGTATCCAAAGAAAGCACACCTTTCAGATCTGGTTTTTATTACCGATTTTTCTTGCCATACGATAGGAGGCTATATCCCACCTAATCAATATCTTCCTACAAAAATTTCTTGCGCCCATACATCGATTCCAGAAATCTCGGATATCACTTGTTTTATTGATCTGATTCTGAAGCCCTCCTCTTTCTTGCGGCCGAGAGGTGCCATACTTAACGCAGGTGATGGCAAAGTATCTCAAGTTTGCATGCCAATGATATTTATCGGACTCGAAAGACGATGCATCCATTCAAATTGGGTATCGCTTCTACATGGCATTTGGTGTGACCTGCCAAATATCTCTCAGGCATAACTGattatctatatctat contains:
- the LOC125536157 gene encoding 15-cis-phytoene desaturase, chloroplastic/chromoplastic, producing MRVHAAHLLVPAPPTPRRHATLRFAVSAAATSVNVNQADAAGKQAVIVGGGLAGLAAATHLASLSVPFTLLEASDRVGGRVATDEVDGYLLDRGFQIFLTAYPECQRLLDFQALRLQPFFPGALVYIGAGEGGSPFHMLSDPFRFPIRSLSSVFSPVGTLPDKLLVGITRLRAAATPDDVILSSPETTTARHLEKLGFSPSIVERFLRPFLAGIFFDPALDTSSRLFELVFKRLALGDNALPEAGIGAIAAQLADRLPAGSVRLNARVAAIDPSSGVTLDTGETVSGKLGVIVAVEQPEAEKLLPQLPARPKNKKAAERSTVCLYFSADRAAVQEPVLLLNGSGKGIVNNMFFATNVAPSYAPAGKVLVSVSLVGSFADREDAELAGEAVRELGGWFGAGEVASWAHLRTYRIGFAQPDQTPPTEPAGRDPRAGDGVYVCGDHWCSATFDGAMVSGRRAAEALAKDGGLSQSLS